In one Candidatus Omnitrophota bacterium genomic region, the following are encoded:
- a CDS encoding Minf_1886 family protein: MSDNKLLGWLRENDSRYNPNSYWFVLEALRYTQCHFNKPKHVTGQELLVGITRLARERFGDLALDVFEEWGIASSRDFGNIVFNLVQVGEIKKTEEDRIEDFDAGFDLHKELGQVEMIG, from the coding sequence ATGAGCGATAATAAACTGCTTGGATGGCTGAGAGAGAATGATTCGCGATACAACCCCAACTCTTATTGGTTTGTTTTGGAAGCTCTGCGTTACACGCAATGTCACTTCAATAAGCCCAAGCACGTAACAGGCCAAGAGCTTCTTGTAGGCATCACCCGTCTAGCGCGGGAGCGGTTTGGGGATTTGGCGTTGGACGTATTCGAAGAATGGGGAATCGCTTCCTCCCGCGATTTCGGCAATATCGTCTTCAACTTGGTGCAAGTTGGCGAAATCAAAAAAACGGAGGAAGACCGGATCGAAGATTTCGACGCAGGCTTCGATCTTCATAAAGAATTGGGACAAGTCGAAATGATCG
- a CDS encoding Rid family detoxifying hydrolase → MNKQFVAPKDGPKPVGPYSPGVLVNGFLFVSGQIPLNPGTGQMAADSFAAQARQTLENLKSVVEAAGAALDDAVKVTIYLTDLKNFAELNSIYEEYFSQGKPARACIQAAALPKGADIEIDAIVAVK, encoded by the coding sequence ATGAATAAGCAATTCGTTGCCCCTAAAGACGGCCCGAAACCGGTGGGGCCTTATTCGCCCGGCGTTTTGGTTAACGGCTTTCTTTTCGTTTCCGGGCAAATTCCTTTGAATCCCGGTACGGGCCAGATGGCGGCGGATTCGTTCGCCGCCCAGGCGCGGCAGACGCTGGAGAACTTAAAAAGCGTCGTCGAAGCGGCGGGCGCCGCGCTGGACGACGCCGTGAAAGTTACTATCTACCTTACCGACCTCAAGAACTTCGCCGAGTTGAACTCCATTTACGAGGAGTATTTCTCGCAGGGAAAACCGGCGCGAGCCTGCATCCAGGCGGCGGCGTTGCCCAAGGGAGCGGATATCGAAATCGACGCGATCGTCGCCGTGAAATAA
- a CDS encoding glycoside hydrolase family 57 protein has product MAQKTQVYLHILWHQHQPWYVGPGTSRAVMPWVRLHGIKDYYDMALLSETFDGWKQTINLVPSLLEQLTLYTDGKIDDDSWELSRKPAAELSSEEIIRVLERFFDGHYPQMVHPFARYDELYRQRGSSANEAAGRFTVQDLRDLQTWHNLAWFDPVWRDNRDYPLKSLIEKQRGFTEEEKRSVLDLQMEVLKKIIPLHRKLWQERKLELTCTPFYHPILPILCDSSIAAVSNSHDALPQPSFAFPEDAEWQIREGISYFEKILGAKPQGMWPSEGSVSDAACALMVKQGINFFATDEQILFRSTSADRKTIQNRAELFRLHRLATPNGGIDCVFRDHGLSDGIGFLYSGVPAESAAQEFIRHLKEIGNNWTGKQPPLVSVILDGENCWEFYPNDGRDFLRAMIEGVLKDSQIVPTTIPEYRRQFPAQPTLQSIFPGSWINHNFRIWIGHPEDNAAWHYLREAREALLGEESRLEPSAREEAWKMIHICEGSDWFWWYGDENHSVLDVLFDRLFREHLLRVYELIGAPAQEALQRPIKQPKAAEEGGGIFFSDPFLCGGYYRWAGARHYSSRKEGGAMHKAEDAGVEIFFGRCDGRLCFQVEFGEKTKIDHNAFVTLHLTKPSVMEVSVNPPQKGGYFHFAGGRMEASIDLKGLGIDPQRDLWFFLHIDAKKKQGFSLPQGGELHLQGYTANNASMYWFI; this is encoded by the coding sequence ATGGCGCAAAAGACGCAAGTCTATCTTCATATCTTGTGGCATCAGCATCAACCCTGGTATGTCGGGCCGGGAACCAGCCGCGCCGTCATGCCGTGGGTTCGTCTGCATGGAATCAAAGATTATTACGATATGGCTCTCTTGAGCGAGACGTTTGACGGCTGGAAGCAGACGATCAATCTTGTTCCCTCTCTGCTGGAGCAATTGACGCTTTATACGGATGGGAAGATTGACGACGATTCTTGGGAATTGAGCCGCAAACCGGCGGCGGAACTATCGTCGGAAGAAATCATCCGGGTTTTGGAGCGATTCTTCGACGGCCATTATCCCCAGATGGTGCATCCGTTTGCGCGATACGACGAATTGTATCGTCAACGCGGCTCGTCCGCCAACGAGGCCGCCGGACGCTTCACGGTTCAGGACTTGAGAGATTTGCAGACGTGGCACAACCTCGCTTGGTTCGATCCGGTCTGGCGGGACAATAGGGATTATCCCTTGAAATCGTTGATCGAAAAGCAGCGCGGCTTTACCGAAGAGGAAAAACGATCCGTATTGGATTTGCAGATGGAGGTTTTGAAGAAGATCATTCCTCTGCATCGCAAATTATGGCAAGAAAGAAAACTCGAACTGACCTGTACGCCTTTTTATCATCCCATCCTGCCGATTCTGTGCGACAGTTCCATCGCCGCCGTTTCCAATTCTCACGATGCCTTGCCCCAGCCCTCTTTCGCTTTTCCGGAGGACGCCGAATGGCAAATTCGCGAAGGGATTTCCTATTTCGAGAAAATATTGGGCGCGAAACCGCAAGGGATGTGGCCTTCAGAAGGCTCCGTCTCCGACGCCGCCTGCGCTCTGATGGTCAAACAGGGGATCAATTTCTTTGCTACGGACGAGCAGATTCTATTCCGATCGACGTCCGCCGACCGCAAAACCATTCAAAACCGGGCGGAACTCTTCCGGCTGCACCGGCTGGCGACGCCGAATGGCGGGATCGACTGCGTTTTCCGCGATCATGGATTATCGGATGGAATCGGGTTTCTCTATTCTGGCGTTCCGGCGGAATCGGCGGCGCAGGAATTCATCCGTCATCTGAAAGAGATCGGAAACAATTGGACGGGAAAACAGCCGCCGTTGGTCAGCGTGATTCTGGACGGGGAGAATTGCTGGGAGTTCTATCCCAACGACGGTCGCGATTTTCTGCGCGCTATGATCGAGGGCGTTTTGAAGGATTCGCAGATCGTCCCCACAACCATTCCGGAATACCGCCGCCAGTTTCCCGCCCAGCCGACGCTGCAATCGATCTTCCCCGGATCGTGGATCAACCACAACTTCCGCATCTGGATCGGCCATCCGGAAGACAACGCCGCCTGGCATTATCTGCGCGAGGCGCGGGAAGCCTTACTCGGCGAGGAATCTCGATTGGAGCCTTCGGCGCGGGAAGAGGCGTGGAAAATGATTCATATCTGCGAAGGGAGCGATTGGTTTTGGTGGTATGGCGACGAGAATCATTCCGTCCTCGATGTATTATTCGACCGCTTGTTCCGAGAACATCTGCTGCGCGTTTACGAGTTGATCGGAGCGCCAGCGCAAGAAGCCTTGCAAAGACCGATCAAGCAGCCCAAAGCGGCGGAAGAAGGGGGCGGGATTTTCTTCAGCGATCCGTTTCTTTGCGGCGGCTATTATCGTTGGGCGGGAGCGCGCCATTATTCCTCGCGGAAGGAGGGGGGGGCCATGCACAAAGCGGAAGACGCCGGCGTTGAAATTTTCTTTGGGCGATGCGACGGGCGCCTTTGCTTCCAGGTGGAATTTGGCGAAAAAACGAAGATCGACCATAATGCCTTCGTTACTCTTCATCTAACCAAACCGTCAGTAATGGAAGTATCCGTCAATCCCCCCCAAAAGGGCGGCTATTTTCACTTTGCGGGCGGGCGCATGGAAGCGTCGATCGACCTGAAGGGTCTGGGGATCGATCCCCAGCGGGACCTATGGTTTTTCTTGCATATCGACGCAAAGAAGAAGCAAGGTTTTTCCCTGCCCCAGGGAGGCGAACTGCATCTCCAAGGGTATACGGCGAATAACGCGAGCATGTATTGGTTCATATAA
- a CDS encoding peptidylprolyl isomerase, with product MKRNEMTPKLSRIHTPLLVLSALAFFLTACGEKHESIPSPVKNLAAATYDDLTVTAQDILIAFQESRNFIEILIPNPKNPNADKDLIKEIAGQIAFNRYLEQKARESGLADSETYRQNHAANVDEELYQKIVIDEILRKIKITENEKRQFYDINKMGFYLKPHTNVYMVRGIYINNEGDPEKAEKAMTRLREAHGRLKKGESFESVAKEYSDAEVGMVDKRGVLNEIPPGVAPPEIEDRLKTLKDGEFCEPYEYANRTRIYLKEKFAEPEFMPFEEAKDSITKRLYGEKQNQGVFILMQELQMKYSAVVEDGLLKNGEIANASSTILSVPGIRQLTLGEFLKETERLGKYTLKDQVEYLNLLLNKAVFLAEARKRNLSEEDVAASAAYYDRNWLASKYIESLYADQPLTEEQMRAIFDQNRSNPALALKDVYELQHLFFRAAYSPAMPYAERMARMQRAESYALTARSMMENGESFVIIAENFSQEPSADADGGFYGRIPGDRIPAAAQKAVDALAAGEISQPQSVQDFLVSRYGFELFYVKEIEPGRPMTFEEARPIIERSWKNDRFAETQKQLKLEFEKSHPPSVEEAAVQSIVDYLKRLAPREDLHVDIARYEES from the coding sequence ATGAAACGCAACGAAATGACGCCAAAACTAAGCCGAATCCATACGCCGCTTCTTGTTCTCTCTGCGCTCGCCTTCTTTCTGACGGCTTGCGGCGAAAAGCATGAATCGATTCCATCGCCCGTCAAAAATCTGGCGGCGGCGACGTACGACGATTTGACCGTGACGGCGCAGGATATCCTTATTGCCTTTCAGGAGAGCCGCAATTTCATTGAAATTTTGATCCCTAATCCAAAGAATCCCAACGCCGACAAAGACTTGATTAAGGAAATTGCCGGACAAATTGCCTTCAATCGCTATCTCGAACAAAAAGCCCGCGAAAGCGGCTTGGCGGATAGCGAGACGTATCGCCAGAATCACGCCGCCAATGTGGATGAGGAACTCTATCAGAAAATCGTCATCGACGAGATTTTGCGCAAGATTAAAATTACTGAGAACGAAAAGCGGCAATTTTACGATATCAACAAAATGGGATTCTATCTGAAACCGCACACCAATGTTTATATGGTGCGGGGCATCTACATCAACAACGAAGGCGACCCAGAGAAAGCGGAAAAGGCCATGACCCGTTTGCGGGAAGCTCACGGCCGCCTGAAAAAGGGCGAGTCCTTCGAATCCGTCGCCAAGGAGTATTCTGACGCCGAGGTGGGCATGGTGGACAAGAGGGGCGTTCTCAATGAGATTCCTCCCGGCGTGGCTCCTCCAGAAATTGAAGATCGCCTCAAGACTCTAAAAGACGGGGAATTTTGCGAACCTTACGAATACGCGAACCGAACGCGCATCTATCTTAAAGAAAAATTCGCCGAGCCGGAATTCATGCCTTTCGAGGAAGCAAAGGATTCCATAACGAAGCGGCTTTATGGGGAAAAGCAAAATCAAGGCGTTTTTATCCTTATGCAGGAACTGCAGATGAAATACAGCGCCGTAGTGGAAGACGGCTTGTTGAAGAACGGGGAGATTGCCAATGCTTCTTCCACTATTCTCAGCGTTCCGGGCATCCGCCAGTTGACGTTGGGGGAATTTCTTAAAGAGACGGAACGGTTGGGAAAATATACATTGAAAGATCAAGTGGAATATTTGAATCTACTCTTGAATAAAGCCGTATTTCTGGCTGAAGCGCGCAAGCGGAATCTATCGGAAGAGGACGTCGCCGCCTCCGCCGCCTATTACGACCGCAATTGGCTGGCGTCGAAATATATCGAATCGCTATATGCGGATCAACCGTTGACGGAAGAACAAATGCGCGCCATTTTCGATCAGAACCGAAGCAATCCGGCGCTGGCTTTGAAGGACGTTTACGAGCTGCAACATCTTTTCTTCCGGGCGGCCTATAGTCCGGCGATGCCTTACGCGGAAAGGATGGCGCGGATGCAGCGGGCGGAATCGTACGCCCTAACTGCGAGGTCGATGATGGAAAACGGCGAATCGTTCGTCATAATCGCTGAGAATTTCTCTCAAGAACCATCCGCCGACGCCGATGGCGGCTTCTACGGACGCATACCCGGCGATCGCATTCCCGCCGCCGCCCAAAAAGCCGTCGACGCCTTGGCGGCGGGCGAGATCAGCCAGCCGCAATCCGTGCAGGATTTTCTAGTCAGCCGTTATGGATTCGAACTTTTTTACGTCAAGGAAATCGAACCGGGCCGTCCTATGACCTTCGAGGAAGCCCGTCCCATCATCGAACGCAGTTGGAAGAACGACCGTTTTGCGGAGACGCAGAAACAGCTAAAACTGGAATTCGAGAAGAGCCATCCGCCATCAGTGGAAGAAGCGGCCGTTCAATCCATCGTCGATTATCTGAAACGGCTCGCCCCGCGGGAAGATTTGCATGTGGACATCGCCCGTTATGAAGAATCGTAA
- a CDS encoding glycosyltransferase family 2 protein: MNANFSNGGASKKSGTGATSNGGVSIVIPVYNEAESLPGFIEELSAFLRDYPRPFEAIFVDDGSSDDTPLILEKGPFPFLRREENLGYGAAIKTGIENTGYESIAIIDADGSYPPEEIAAVVERLDGCAMAVGARTGDDVHIPWQRRPAKRLIGLFASWLVRRSIPDLNSGLRAFQRREVEKIVRLLPDGFSLTTTLTVAFLASGRRVYYHPIRYRKRSGRSKFRPFADTWNMILLILRTVVLIRPLNVFLPLSLFLAALAIAVLVVSKVFLDRFMDATFIVLMTSSIQMFVLGLIADLIVRINLWTH; encoded by the coding sequence ATGAACGCTAACTTCTCCAACGGCGGCGCCAGCAAGAAGAGCGGAACGGGAGCAACCTCGAACGGCGGCGTTTCCATCGTCATTCCGGTCTATAACGAGGCGGAGAGTTTGCCGGGATTCATTGAGGAATTGTCGGCGTTTTTGAGAGATTATCCGCGTCCGTTCGAGGCGATCTTCGTCGATGACGGTTCAAGCGACGACACGCCTCTGATCTTGGAAAAGGGTCCCTTTCCATTTCTGCGGCGCGAGGAGAATTTGGGATACGGGGCGGCCATCAAAACCGGCATCGAGAACACCGGTTACGAATCGATCGCGATTATCGATGCGGACGGCAGCTATCCGCCAGAAGAGATCGCCGCTGTGGTGGAACGTCTCGACGGCTGCGCTATGGCCGTAGGAGCGCGTACGGGGGACGATGTTCATATCCCTTGGCAGCGGCGTCCGGCCAAGCGGCTGATCGGCCTTTTCGCTTCGTGGCTGGTGCGGAGATCCATCCCGGATTTGAATTCGGGATTGCGTGCGTTTCAGCGGCGGGAAGTGGAGAAGATTGTGCGGCTGCTGCCGGATGGATTTTCTTTGACGACGACGCTGACAGTCGCTTTTCTGGCCAGCGGCAGACGGGTATACTACCACCCCATACGCTATCGCAAGCGTTCGGGACGGTCGAAATTCCGTCCTTTCGCGGATACGTGGAATATGATTCTGTTGATTTTGCGGACGGTGGTTTTAATCCGGCCGCTGAACGTCTTTTTGCCCTTGAGCCTTTTTTTGGCCGCTTTGGCGATAGCAGTGCTGGTGGTCAGCAAGGTCTTTCTTGACCGATTCATGGATGCTACCTTCATCGTTCTCATGACGAGCAGCATTCAGATGTTCGTGTTGGGCTTGATCGCCGACCTCATCGTACGAATCAATTTATGGACGCATTGA
- the glgA gene encoding glycogen synthase GlgA: MDKKESSPIANDNIKVLIAASEAAPLAKTGGLADVIGSLPRYLIKQGVDAAVVMPKYRGIDLESVVVGEFPLPVGDKKVWGRIERTWLPESEVPLYLIVQNQYYGRSQIYGEEGQDYTDNLERFTFFCRAVLTLVTRGLVAPHIIHANDWQTGLIPAYLKTLYADHPGASAVKSLFTIHNLAYQGNFPPEALSVTGIGEEHFHMGGLEFYRQLCLMKAGIEYADFINTVSRQYAAEIQTMEFGCGLEGVLRRRSACLTGILNGVDYSSWSPDCDSLIHTAYTIDTAEKGKAENKRVLQKQLGLPITEDRVPIIAVISRLAHQKGLDLLAEIVPELIKEGAQLAILGEGEPALEEVFLYLQKEYPQSCAVRIAYDNPLAHAIEAGADLFLMPSLYEPCGLNQMYSLRYGTIPIVRNTGGLADTIADVNRNPNGNGFAFDRPEAEELYDACKRAMKYYKNKPAWNNLVRRAMSMDFSWNRAAESYIALYEHILNDRR; this comes from the coding sequence ATGGACAAAAAAGAATCGTCTCCCATAGCCAACGATAACATCAAGGTCCTGATCGCCGCCTCCGAAGCGGCGCCGCTGGCTAAAACCGGCGGACTGGCCGACGTGATCGGTTCGTTGCCGCGCTACTTAATCAAGCAAGGCGTCGACGCCGCCGTCGTCATGCCCAAATATCGGGGAATCGATCTGGAATCCGTTGTTGTCGGAGAATTCCCCTTGCCCGTAGGCGATAAAAAAGTCTGGGGGCGCATCGAACGAACGTGGCTTCCGGAATCGGAGGTTCCGCTCTATCTCATCGTACAAAATCAATATTACGGCCGCAGCCAGATTTATGGCGAGGAAGGGCAGGATTATACCGATAACCTGGAACGTTTTACGTTTTTCTGCCGCGCGGTTCTCACCCTAGTAACGCGCGGTTTGGTTGCGCCGCATATCATCCACGCCAACGATTGGCAAACCGGATTGATTCCCGCTTACTTGAAAACGCTGTACGCCGATCATCCAGGCGCCAGCGCTGTGAAATCGCTCTTTACAATTCATAATCTCGCTTATCAAGGAAATTTCCCTCCCGAAGCGCTTTCCGTCACCGGCATCGGAGAGGAACATTTCCACATGGGGGGATTGGAGTTCTATCGGCAGCTTTGCTTGATGAAGGCGGGGATCGAATACGCCGATTTCATCAATACCGTCAGCCGCCAATACGCCGCAGAGATTCAAACCATGGAATTCGGCTGCGGGCTGGAGGGCGTGCTGCGGCGGCGCTCCGCTTGCCTGACGGGGATTTTGAACGGAGTGGATTATTCGTCCTGGTCGCCGGATTGCGATTCGCTTATCCATACGGCTTATACGATCGATACGGCGGAAAAAGGCAAAGCGGAAAACAAGCGCGTCTTGCAAAAACAGCTCGGGTTGCCCATAACGGAAGATCGCGTTCCCATCATCGCCGTTATCTCGCGCCTGGCGCACCAGAAAGGACTAGATTTATTAGCCGAAATCGTTCCCGAATTGATTAAAGAAGGGGCGCAGTTGGCCATCCTGGGCGAAGGGGAACCGGCGCTGGAGGAAGTATTTCTCTATCTGCAAAAGGAGTATCCCCAATCCTGCGCTGTGCGCATTGCCTACGACAACCCCTTGGCCCACGCCATTGAGGCGGGAGCGGATTTATTCCTGATGCCCTCCCTTTACGAACCGTGCGGATTGAACCAAATGTATTCGTTGCGGTATGGGACCATCCCCATCGTGCGCAATACCGGCGGCCTGGCGGATACGATCGCCGACGTGAACCGGAATCCCAACGGCAATGGCTTCGCCTTCGACCGGCCGGAGGCGGAAGAATTGTACGACGCCTGCAAGCGCGCCATGAAATATTATAAAAACAAACCCGCTTGGAACAATCTCGTCCGCCGGGCGATGAGCATGGATTTCTCCTGGAATCGGGCGGCGGAGAGTTATATTGCGTTGTACGAGCATATCTTGAATGATCGCCGATAA